From Calderihabitans maritimus, the proteins below share one genomic window:
- a CDS encoding geranylgeranyl reductase family protein, with protein sequence MHQVLVIGAGPAGAFLSYLLAKEGLDVVLLEKAKMPRPKPCGGAISLRAKNLIGFDLGELIEDEINHLVLTHNFVDPLEVRLDSPLAYLVDRKRFDFFLVKQAFEAGAQVYDEQKVLRIEILPDRVRVFTDRGSFDGQIVVGADGANSIVARTLGFNIKYGRALALDCSVSLPPEQMLRYKGTAYIDYGILAMGYSWIFPKATHLTAGIGSFLPRKDKKLKLELKNWLETYGLGNDGNRLEVKGHIVPTGLHTTTYHQERAILVGDAAGLTDPFTGEGIYNALLSSKLAAQVILDCTRKNKSIDLQPYSQLIKKNIIPELRAAARLALLFYPFSGTVHNLFCKKPELVKSLLQSVYAGYDTTGVLRQYSKLIVNFINSS encoded by the coding sequence ATGCATCAGGTATTGGTTATCGGAGCAGGGCCGGCGGGAGCTTTTTTATCCTATCTCCTGGCTAAAGAGGGATTAGATGTGGTACTGCTGGAAAAAGCCAAAATGCCCCGCCCGAAACCATGCGGGGGCGCTATTTCATTGCGGGCAAAAAACTTGATTGGCTTTGATTTAGGAGAATTAATCGAGGATGAAATTAATCACTTGGTACTTACTCATAATTTTGTTGACCCGTTGGAGGTCAGGCTGGACTCTCCATTGGCTTATTTGGTAGACAGGAAGCGCTTCGATTTCTTTCTGGTTAAGCAGGCCTTTGAAGCCGGCGCTCAGGTATACGATGAACAGAAAGTCTTAAGAATCGAAATTCTCCCGGATCGAGTACGGGTATTCACTGATAGGGGTTCGTTTGACGGGCAAATAGTGGTAGGTGCCGATGGGGCTAATAGCATTGTGGCCCGTACCCTGGGCTTTAATATAAAATACGGGCGCGCCCTTGCTTTGGACTGTTCAGTATCGTTACCGCCGGAACAAATGTTGCGGTATAAAGGAACCGCCTATATCGATTACGGTATCCTGGCCATGGGTTATAGCTGGATTTTTCCCAAAGCAACTCACCTCACGGCAGGAATTGGTTCCTTTCTGCCCCGAAAAGATAAAAAGCTCAAATTGGAACTGAAAAACTGGCTTGAAACTTACGGTTTGGGTAATGATGGAAATCGATTGGAGGTCAAGGGACACATCGTTCCTACTGGGTTACATACTACTACCTATCATCAAGAGAGGGCCATTTTAGTCGGAGATGCGGCAGGGCTGACTGATCCTTTTACGGGAGAAGGGATCTATAACGCTCTATTGAGTTCCAAATTAGCAGCCCAGGTGATTTTGGATTGTACCAGAAAAAACAAGAGCATTGATTTGCAACCATATTCGCAATTAATCAAGAAAAATATAATTCCCGAATTAAGGGCTGCTGCCAGACTGGCGCTCTTATTCTACCCCTTTTCCGGTACGGTCCATAACCTGTTTTGTAAAAAACCGGAGCTGGTGAAATCACTACTGCAGAGTGTCTATGCTGGCTACGATACTACAGGAGTTTTGCGTCAATATAGTAAATTGATAGTTAATTTTATTAATTCATCATAA